A region of Leptidea sinapis chromosome 4, ilLepSina1.1, whole genome shotgun sequence DNA encodes the following proteins:
- the LOC126979874 gene encoding electroneutral sodium bicarbonate exchanger 1 isoform X1, with protein sequence MDSRGDEDEPPPDPAARKHNHHDYTEQDFEGHRAHTVFVGVHVPARRHSHRKHKHHHRTDKDPERPITPPAQRVQFILGEDIDDSTMESHPLFSEMEELVKEGDELEWKETARWIKFEEDVEEGGNRWSKPHVATLSLHSLFELRSLILNGSVILDMEANSLEQVAEHVLDSMVVDGFLGYDNREKVKDALLRRHRHQHEKRNHNNMSRLPLIRSLADIGRNHSSCKNFLDNDPRHSSSGGRGHSSSPQTTLLQASDSRGSYLAVPGAPHEEGMVKSPSGASMNHAQNDIFINGDLNHKSNTHFMRKIPPGAEASNILVGEVDFLEKTLSAFVRLKTGTIMGDLTEVPVPTRFMFVLLGPPNSNSSFHEIGRAMATLMSDEIFHEVAYRAKKRDHLLAGIDEFLDAVTVLPPGEWDPAIRIEPPAAIPSQDPRKRPNENNLKEESDEEEEQRQREESGLARSGKLFGGLINDLRRKMPWYWSDFKDALALQCIASWIFLYFACLSPIITFGGLLGEATGKNMAAMESLISGFVCGMGYGFFSGQPLTILGSTGPVLVFETIVFEFCKQIGWDYMAFRFCIGTWITIILIILVAIDASAFVCYITRFTEENFATLIAFIFIYKAVENVISIGKKYPLKTRPDEILNYECYCLPSNYSRVSEQFNWTSVDKESCKIYNGTLAGVGCDTKVYVPDVYLMSIILFLGTFTISIILKDFKNSLFFPSKVRQIISDFSVIIAILSMSFLDYRVGVKTPKLEVPSEFKPTLPSRNWVITPFNGNPVWSAFVAILPALLGTILIFMDQQITAVIVNRKENKLKKGCGYHLDLFVLAILIQICSVMGLPWFVAATVLSINHVNSLKVESECAAPGEKPQFLGVREQRVTHILIFLMIGCSVVLTPVLRHIPMPVLFGVFLYMGVASLKGLQFFDRILIMFMPQKYQPDHMFLRQVPIRRVHLFTLIQLACLICLWVIKSFSTTSILFPLMLMVMIGIRKALDLFFTRRELKILDDVMPEMSKRNLDELHELGNGEDDHKCNSPGYQDNIQIPLINGNIMNIPLTSINISEEMNKTGIWKQVNNTNITINDSDGKEMKQKPIKKIIKHKKLMSRSAQSEIEKRLSTMDEVEEDDSIKSDLIKRKDSWTGIKTRERKHSASAETSV encoded by the exons ATGGACTCCAGAGGTGATGAAGACGAGCCCCCACCAGATCCTGCAGCACGCAAACACAACCACCATGATTACACTGAACAGGATTTTGaag GCCACCGCGCTCACACTGTGTTCGTCGGGGTCCACGTACCAGCTCGGAGGCACTCCCACCGGAAACACAAACATCATCATCGCACTGACAAAGACCCTGAGAGACCCA TTACACCGCCAGCTCAAAGAGTTCAATTCATACTGGGAGAAGACATTGACGACTCAACTATGGAATCGCATCCACTGTTCTCTGAGATGGAAGAGCTGGTTAAGGAGGGTGATGAACTTGAGTGGAAAGAGACAGCTCGATGGATTAAATTTGAAGAAGACGTGGAAGAAGGAGGCAATCGTTGGTCGAAGCCTCATGTTGCAACTTTATCGTTGCATTCACTGTTTGAACTTCGAAGTTTAATTCTTAATGGATCAGTCATTCTTGATATGGAAGCAAATTCCTTGGAACAAGTTGCAGAACATGTCTTGGATAGTATGGTAGTAGATGGGTTTCTCGGATATGACAATAGAGAAAAAGTTAAAGATGCATTATTACGTCGCCACCGACATCAACACGAGAAAAGAAATCATAACAATATGTCCAGATTACCGCTGATTAGATCTTTAGCAGACATTGGAAGAAACCATTCATCATGTAAAA ATTTCCTGGATAATGATCCTCGTCATTCAAGCTCGGGCGGACGAGGACATTCTTCGTCTCCTCAAACTACTCTTTTACAAGCAAGCGACTCAAGAGGCTCTTATCTAGCTGTCCCAG GTGCGCCACATGAAGAGGGTATGGTCAAAAGTCCAAGCGGTGCTTCTATGAACCACGCccaaaatgatatatttataaatggaGATCTTAACCATAAGAGTAATACACATTTTATGCGGAAGATACCCCCTGGAGCCGAAGCTTCTAATATTCTGGTTGGTGAGGTGGATTTTCTAGAGAAAACTCTTTCCGCCTTTGTTAGACTGAAAACAGGAACTATTATGGGAGATTTGACAGAAGTCCCAGTCCCCACCCGATTTATGTTCGTGCTTCTTGGACCACCAAACAGTAATTCAAGTTTTCATGAAATCGGACGAGCAATGGCAACATTAATGTCAGACGAAATATTTCATGAAGTCGCTTATCGCGCTAAAAAGCGTGACCACTTATTGGCTGGAATCGATGAATTTTTAGATGCTGTGACTGTTTTACCACCTGGAGAATGGGATCCAGCTATAAGAATAGAACCCCCAGCTGCTATTCCTTCACAAGATCCTCGAAAACGTCCAAATGAGAACAATTTAAAAGAagaatccgacgaagaagaagagcAGAGACAACGTGAAGAGTCTGGATTAGCAAGAAGTGGAAAATTGTTTGGTGGTTTGATAAATGACCTTCGACGTAAAATGCCTTGGTACTGGTCAGATTTTAAAGACGCTCTGGCATTACAATGTATTGCATCttggatttttttgtattttgcttgtttatctCCTATTATAACATTCGGTGGACTTTTAGGGGAGGCGACAGGCAAAAATATGGCTGCAATGGAATCTCTTATATCTGGTTTTGTGTGTGGCATGGGCTATGGATTCTTTTCAGGACAACCTCTAACGATTTTAGGATCAACAGGGCCAGTGCTTGTATTCGAAACGATAGTATTTGAATTCTGCAAGCAGATAGGGTGGGATTACATGGCGTTTAGGTTTTGCATTGGCACCtggattacaataatattaattatattggtGGCAATCGATGCGAGCGCATTTGTGTGCTACATAACGCGATTTACAGAAGAAAATTTTGCCACTTTAATAgctttcattttcatttataag GCTGTTGAGAATGTTATTTCTATTGGGAAAAAATATCCACTCAAGACACGCCCCGATGAAATACTAAATTATGAGTGCTATTGTTTACCAAGCAATTACTCCAGAGTGTCTGAACAATTTAATTGGACAAGCGTTGACAAGGAGTCTTGTAAA ATTTACAATGGAACTTTGGCTGGCGTGGGATGTGATACAAAAGTTTACGTACCAGACGTTTATTTAATGTCAATTATATTATTCCTCGGAACATTTACAATATCTATAATTCTTAAGGATTTCAAAAACTCACTGTTTTTCCCATCTAAG GTTCGTCAGATAATCAGCGATTTTTCAGTTATAATTGCGATATTATCTATGTCATTTTTGGACTACAGAGTTGGAGTTAAAACGCCGAAATTAGAAGTTCCATCGGAATTCAAACCAACATTGCCTTCAAGAAACTGGGTTATAACACCATTTAATGGCAATCCTGTATGGTCTGCATTTGTGGCCATATTGCCCGCACTCTTAGGCACTATTCTTATATTTATGGATCAACAGATTACTGCAGTTATTGTTAATCGAAAGGAAAATAAACTGAAGAAAGGATGTGGCTACCatcttgatttatttgtattagcaattttaattcaaatatgttCCGTAATGGGTTTGCCTTGGTTTGTCGCGGCTACCGTGTTAAGTATTAACCACGTGAACTCTCTAAAAGTGGAATCTGAGTGTGCAGCACCTGGCGAAAAGCCTCAGTTCTTAGGCGTAAGAGAGCAAAGAGTTACCCATATATTAATTTTCTTGATGATTGGATGTTCGGTTGTTCTCACGCCAGTTTTAAGGCATATACCAATGCCAGTTCTCTTTGGAGTATTCTTGTATATGGGAGTAGCCTCACTCAAGGGTCTCCAATTCTTCGATAGAATACTCATCATGTTTATGCCACAAAAATATCAGCCCGATCATATGTTTCTGCGCCAG GTGCCAATTCGTCGTGTACATCTATTCACATTGATACAATTGGCATGCCTTATCTGTTTGTGGGTAATAAAATCGTTTTCAACTACTTCCATCCTGTTTCCACTTATGTTGATGGTGATGATTGGTATAAGAAAGGCATTAGACTTGTTCTTTACAAGAAGAGAATTGAAAATCCTGGATGACGTCATGCCAGAAATGTCAAAGAGGAACCTTGATGAACTGCACGAGCTTGGTAACGGAGAG GACGACCACAAATGTAATTCACCAGGATATCAAGACAATATTCAAATCCCCCTAATTAACGGAAACATCATGAACATCCCCTTGACGTCTATAAATATATCTGAAGAAATGAATAAAACAGGAATTTGGAAGCAAGTTAATAATACCAATATTACCATAAATGACAGTGACGGCAAAGAAATGAAGCAAAAACCTATTAAAAAGAT AATTAAACATAAGAAGCTAATGTCAAGGAGTGCACAATCGGAGATCGAGAAACGTCTATCGACAATGGACGAAGTTGAGGAAGACGATTCTATCAAG AGTGATCTAATAAAACGAAAGGATTCTTGGACCGGAATAAAGACGAGAGAACGGAAACACAGCGCATCTGCTGAAACCTCTGTGTAA
- the LOC126979874 gene encoding sodium bicarbonate cotransporter 3 isoform X2 — protein MDSRGDEDEPPPDPAARKHNHHDYTEQDFEGHRAHTVFVGVHVPARRHSHRKHKHHHRTDKDPERPSSAIMARVRRLSVTDDGETLTPPAQRVQFILGEDIDDSTMESHPLFSEMEELVKEGDELEWKETARWIKFEEDVEEGGNRWSKPHVATLSLHSLFELRSLILNGSVILDMEANSLEQVAEHVLDSMVVDGFLGYDNREKVKDALLRRHRHQHEKRNHNNMSRLPLIRSLADIGRNHSSCKIEESCTTSGHSYKGDIGRFLGIPSAGNR, from the exons ATGGACTCCAGAGGTGATGAAGACGAGCCCCCACCAGATCCTGCAGCACGCAAACACAACCACCATGATTACACTGAACAGGATTTTGaag GCCACCGCGCTCACACTGTGTTCGTCGGGGTCCACGTACCAGCTCGGAGGCACTCCCACCGGAAACACAAACATCATCATCGCACTGACAAAGACCCTGAGAGACCCA GCTCAGCAATAATGGCAAGAGTAAGAAGACTCAGCGTCACGGATGATGGTGAAACAC TTACACCGCCAGCTCAAAGAGTTCAATTCATACTGGGAGAAGACATTGACGACTCAACTATGGAATCGCATCCACTGTTCTCTGAGATGGAAGAGCTGGTTAAGGAGGGTGATGAACTTGAGTGGAAAGAGACAGCTCGATGGATTAAATTTGAAGAAGACGTGGAAGAAGGAGGCAATCGTTGGTCGAAGCCTCATGTTGCAACTTTATCGTTGCATTCACTGTTTGAACTTCGAAGTTTAATTCTTAATGGATCAGTCATTCTTGATATGGAAGCAAATTCCTTGGAACAAGTTGCAGAACATGTCTTGGATAGTATGGTAGTAGATGGGTTTCTCGGATATGACAATAGAGAAAAAGTTAAAGATGCATTATTACGTCGCCACCGACATCAACACGAGAAAAGAAATCATAACAATATGTCCAGATTACCGCTGATTAGATCTTTAGCAGACATTGGAAGAAACCATTCATCATGTAAAA TTGAAGAAAGCTGCACAACAAGTGGACATTCATACAAGGGAGACATTGGTCGTTTCCTTGGCATACCTAGTGCGGGTAACCGCTAA